The Paramisgurnus dabryanus chromosome 6, PD_genome_1.1, whole genome shotgun sequence genome has a window encoding:
- the crsp7 gene encoding mediator of RNA polymerase II transcription subunit 26 isoform X1, with product MTTASATPQQMRDRLLQAIDSHSNICNMVAVLDVITNLEKYPITKEALEETRLGKLINDVRKKTKDEDLAKRAKKLLRNWQRLIEPGQSDTPGRGVPNVPGSANGGAHPCRTETPPAVPPASKIAPELKTRNDIHNTYSPKAEKSSRKRRAEQRDTPHLPAKMIKTSIYEQMFSSSPPSNGIRGSPESLLEKDEDAPSDRIRTEHLENDRQNKIPVNAVKPHPSSPGLTKPPSTSSLLKTSVLQQHARMDGAGGGQHQPKSPRYSSSPRSVTLETMAKRSSTYAPKGTLSSPSQNSAQVPSPLPTLQPLTSPAQVCIGDGPSSVGLEDSMHLHRSTERVSQPPLSSVTLEPLSGSPLASHQATHSLEASETKSEREGATSNSDGKKRKKYRSRDYMVNLQGQTSEDRTKPVRLKERRLTFDPVTGQIKPLTPKETHHEEECQGPPVTEVTRTEIPQQKPPPPVPNPFQQTNWKELSRNEIIQSYLNLQSNVLTSSGAQTHGAHFFMTEYLKREEHDVKESRKTHVLVPSSSVTELPGVTREVTNEDLLRIHSEHWQGVNGCHDTKGTWYDWTECISLDPHGDESKLNILPYVCLD from the exons ATGACAACGGCCTCCGCAACCCCGCAGCAGATGAGAGACCGGCTGCTGCAGGCCATCGATAGCCACAGCAAT ATCTGTAACATGGTTGCAGTTCTTGATGTTATTACGAATTTGGAGAAATACCCCATCACCAAAGAAGCACTTGAG gAAACACGCTTAGGAAAGCTAATTAATGATGTAAGGAAGAAAACGAAGGATGAGGACCTTGCCAAACGTGCCAAGAAACTCTTGCGGAACTGGCAAAGGCTCATCGAGCCTGGCCAAAGTGACACTCCTGGGAGAGGAGTGCCAAACGTCCCGGGCTCTGCCAATGGAGGTGCTCACCCCTGCCGGACAGAAACGCCTCCAGCGGTACCCCCGGCAAGCAAGATTGCTCCAGAGCTCAAAACCAGAAATGACATCCACAACACTTACTCTCCAAAGGCGGAGAAATCTAGCAGAAAACGGCGGGCGGAGCAGAGGGATACCCCCCATTTGCCAGCCAAAATGataaaaacatccatttatgAGCAAATGTTTTCTTCCTCCCCACCATCAAATGGAATTAGGGGAAGTCCTGAGTCTCTCCTAGAGAAAGATGAGGACGCACCCTCTGACAGAATCCGCACCGAGCACCTTGAGAATGACAGACAGAACAAAATTCCTGTCAATGCTGTCAAGCCTCATCCGAGCTCTCCCGGGCTAACCAAACCACCTAGCACTTCCTCTTTACTCAAAACGTCAGTGTTACAGCAGCATGCGCGAATGGATGGGGCTGGTGGTGGGCAGCATCAACCTAAAAGCCCTCGATACTCCTCAAGTCCACGTAGTGTAACACTCGAGACAATGGCCAAGAGGTCTTCAACATATGCACCTAAAGGGACTCTTTCGAGCCCATCGCAGAATTCTGCCCAAGTGCCCTCTCCTTTGCCTACATTGCAGCCTTTAACCTCCCCAGCCCAAGTGTGCATTGGCGACGGTCCGTCCTCGGTAGGGCTGGAAGACTCGATGCACTTGCACAGGTCAACAGAAAGAGTCTCCCAGCCCCCACTCAGCAGCGTAACACTGGAGCCGCTATCCGGCTCCCCGCTCGCCTCCCACCAAGCGACCCACAGCTTGGAGGCCTCAGAGACCAAGAGCGAGCGAGAGGGAGCAACTTCCAACTCGGATGGCAAAAAGCGTAAGAAATACAGGTCCAGAGACTACATGGTAAACCTTCAGGGCCAGACATCGGAGGACAGGACCAAGCCTGTGCGGTTAAAAGAACGTAGGTTGACGTTTGATCCCGTGACGGGACAGATAAAGCCCCTCACTCCGAAAGAAACTCACCACGAGGAAGAGTGCCAAGGACCGCCAGTTACAGAGGTCACAAGGACTGAGATACCCCAACAAAAACCGCCACCTCCTGTCCCCAACCCCTTTCAACAGACGAACTGGAAGGAGCTGTCCAGAAACGAAATTATTCAATCCTACCTTAATCTTCAGAGCAATGTTCTCACATCCTCTGGAGCGCAGACCCACGGGGCGCACTTTTTCATGACTGAATATTTGAAACGAGAGGAACACGACGTAAAAGAGTCCAGGAAAACGCACGTTTTAGTACCGAGCAGCTCCGTTACCGAACTACCCGGGGTGACTCGGGAGGTAACAAATGAGGACCTTCTCAGAATACACAGTGAACACTGGCAAGGGGTGAACGGTTGCCATGACACCAAGGGAACCTGGTATGATTGGACAGAGTGTATATCATTGGATCCTCATGGTGATGAGAGCAAATTGAACATCCTGCCATATGTTTGCCTAGACTGA
- the crsp7 gene encoding mediator of RNA polymerase II transcription subunit 26 isoform X2, with product MVAVLDVITNLEKYPITKEALEETRLGKLINDVRKKTKDEDLAKRAKKLLRNWQRLIEPGQSDTPGRGVPNVPGSANGGAHPCRTETPPAVPPASKIAPELKTRNDIHNTYSPKAEKSSRKRRAEQRDTPHLPAKMIKTSIYEQMFSSSPPSNGIRGSPESLLEKDEDAPSDRIRTEHLENDRQNKIPVNAVKPHPSSPGLTKPPSTSSLLKTSVLQQHARMDGAGGGQHQPKSPRYSSSPRSVTLETMAKRSSTYAPKGTLSSPSQNSAQVPSPLPTLQPLTSPAQVCIGDGPSSVGLEDSMHLHRSTERVSQPPLSSVTLEPLSGSPLASHQATHSLEASETKSEREGATSNSDGKKRKKYRSRDYMVNLQGQTSEDRTKPVRLKERRLTFDPVTGQIKPLTPKETHHEEECQGPPVTEVTRTEIPQQKPPPPVPNPFQQTNWKELSRNEIIQSYLNLQSNVLTSSGAQTHGAHFFMTEYLKREEHDVKESRKTHVLVPSSSVTELPGVTREVTNEDLLRIHSEHWQGVNGCHDTKGTWYDWTECISLDPHGDESKLNILPYVCLD from the exons ATGGTTGCAGTTCTTGATGTTATTACGAATTTGGAGAAATACCCCATCACCAAAGAAGCACTTGAG gAAACACGCTTAGGAAAGCTAATTAATGATGTAAGGAAGAAAACGAAGGATGAGGACCTTGCCAAACGTGCCAAGAAACTCTTGCGGAACTGGCAAAGGCTCATCGAGCCTGGCCAAAGTGACACTCCTGGGAGAGGAGTGCCAAACGTCCCGGGCTCTGCCAATGGAGGTGCTCACCCCTGCCGGACAGAAACGCCTCCAGCGGTACCCCCGGCAAGCAAGATTGCTCCAGAGCTCAAAACCAGAAATGACATCCACAACACTTACTCTCCAAAGGCGGAGAAATCTAGCAGAAAACGGCGGGCGGAGCAGAGGGATACCCCCCATTTGCCAGCCAAAATGataaaaacatccatttatgAGCAAATGTTTTCTTCCTCCCCACCATCAAATGGAATTAGGGGAAGTCCTGAGTCTCTCCTAGAGAAAGATGAGGACGCACCCTCTGACAGAATCCGCACCGAGCACCTTGAGAATGACAGACAGAACAAAATTCCTGTCAATGCTGTCAAGCCTCATCCGAGCTCTCCCGGGCTAACCAAACCACCTAGCACTTCCTCTTTACTCAAAACGTCAGTGTTACAGCAGCATGCGCGAATGGATGGGGCTGGTGGTGGGCAGCATCAACCTAAAAGCCCTCGATACTCCTCAAGTCCACGTAGTGTAACACTCGAGACAATGGCCAAGAGGTCTTCAACATATGCACCTAAAGGGACTCTTTCGAGCCCATCGCAGAATTCTGCCCAAGTGCCCTCTCCTTTGCCTACATTGCAGCCTTTAACCTCCCCAGCCCAAGTGTGCATTGGCGACGGTCCGTCCTCGGTAGGGCTGGAAGACTCGATGCACTTGCACAGGTCAACAGAAAGAGTCTCCCAGCCCCCACTCAGCAGCGTAACACTGGAGCCGCTATCCGGCTCCCCGCTCGCCTCCCACCAAGCGACCCACAGCTTGGAGGCCTCAGAGACCAAGAGCGAGCGAGAGGGAGCAACTTCCAACTCGGATGGCAAAAAGCGTAAGAAATACAGGTCCAGAGACTACATGGTAAACCTTCAGGGCCAGACATCGGAGGACAGGACCAAGCCTGTGCGGTTAAAAGAACGTAGGTTGACGTTTGATCCCGTGACGGGACAGATAAAGCCCCTCACTCCGAAAGAAACTCACCACGAGGAAGAGTGCCAAGGACCGCCAGTTACAGAGGTCACAAGGACTGAGATACCCCAACAAAAACCGCCACCTCCTGTCCCCAACCCCTTTCAACAGACGAACTGGAAGGAGCTGTCCAGAAACGAAATTATTCAATCCTACCTTAATCTTCAGAGCAATGTTCTCACATCCTCTGGAGCGCAGACCCACGGGGCGCACTTTTTCATGACTGAATATTTGAAACGAGAGGAACACGACGTAAAAGAGTCCAGGAAAACGCACGTTTTAGTACCGAGCAGCTCCGTTACCGAACTACCCGGGGTGACTCGGGAGGTAACAAATGAGGACCTTCTCAGAATACACAGTGAACACTGGCAAGGGGTGAACGGTTGCCATGACACCAAGGGAACCTGGTATGATTGGACAGAGTGTATATCATTGGATCCTCATGGTGATGAGAGCAAATTGAACATCCTGCCATATGTTTGCCTAGACTGA